The sequence CTGTCCGAGACCCTGCCCGCCCCCACCGTCACCGTCTTCGTCGTGGAAACGGCACTGCTCGCCACCGCGGTCCTCGTCGTGCTGCGCATGCCCCTGCCGCGCCCCGCCGCGCCGGAATCGGGCGCCTGGATCCGCGTACCAGGCGTGCCCCGCGGCAACGGAACGCAACTCACCTTCGGCATCGCCGTGTTCGCCCCCGGCATCACCGCGACGTCCTTCGTGCTCTCGCTCGGCCCCTCCCTGCTGTCCGGTCTGCTCGGCACCAGCAGCCGGATCGTCGCCGGCGCCATGGCGTTCACCATGTTCCTGACCGCCACCGGGGTGCAGTTCGCCGCGCAGCGGCTGCGCAGGCGCACGATCCTGACCACCGGAGCGGCCTGCACCGCCCTCGGCATGGCCGCGCTCGTCACAGCGGTGCGCGGCGCGTCCGCCCCCGCGCTCCTCGCCTCCGCGCTGCTGGCCGGAGCCGGTCAGGGCCTGGGTCAGCTGGGCGGCCTCTCCCTGCTCAACTCCGCCGTCCCCGCACAGCGGCTCGCCGAGGCCAACGCCGCCCTCAACGTGGGCGGTTACCTCCCCGCGGGTCTGCTGCCGGTCTCGGCGGGCTATCTCAGCGACGCCATCGGCCTGACCGACGGCGCGACCGTTTTCGGGACCGTCCTGCTGACCCTCGCCGTCATCGGCGGCGTGCTGGTCGTCGCCTGCCGTGACCGGGTTCCGGAGGCCCTGTGACACGAACCGGTGCCGCCGCAGCGATCTCGCAGCACGGCCGGGACCGCCTCGCCCTCCCTGCACACGGCTCCTGCGGGACACGGCACCGACTCTCGCCTGCGGCGGAGGATGACCTTCGCCGCCGCAGGGCCGATACTGAGGAACAGGACTCCCTTCGTCTGTCATCAAGCGGACCCCGAGATGCCTGATGACCCGTCAGTAAGGTCGGCGTTCTTGGTTCAGCATCAGTCGTACCGCCGGGGTCAATGACCGGCCGAACCCGGCTTGACCAGGGAAGACACAGGTCAGAGATGCACTGCTAGCTTCTTAGGAGACACAGATGAGGATGCTGATCAACGTCCCGGAGACCGTGGTCGCGGATGGGCTGCGCGGTATGGCGGCCGCTCATCCTGAGCTGAACGTGGACGTGGAGAACCGCGTGATCGTCCGCCGGGACGCTCCCGTGGCCGGACAGGTCGCACTCGTCTCCGGCGGCGGGTCGGGGCACGAGCCGCTGCACGGCGGATTCGTCGGTCCGGGCATGCTCTCGGCCGCCTGCCCCGGAGAGGTGTTCACCTCGCCGGTGCCGGACCAGATGGCCCGGGCCGCGGCCGCCGTCGACAGCGGGGCCGGCGTGCTGTTCGTCGTGAAGAACTACACGGGGGACGTGCTCAACTTCGACATGGCGGCCGAACTCGCCGAGGACGAGGGCATCCAGGTCGCGAAGGTGCTGGTCAACGACGACGTGGCGGTCACCGACAGCCTCTACACGGCCGGGCGCCGCGGCACCGGTGCCACCCTGTTCGTGGAGAAGATCGCGGGGGCCGCCGCGGCCGAGGGGCAGCCGCTGGAGCGGGTGGAGGCCGTCGGCCGCCAGGTGAACGAGAACTCCCGCAGCTTCGGTGTCGCGCTGAGCGCCGTCACCACCCCGGCCAAGGGCTCCCCCACCTTCGACCTGCCCTCCGGCGAGCTGGAGTTGGGCATCGGCATCCACGGCGAACCGGGCCGGGAGCGGCGGGCCATGATGACCTCCGGGGAGATCGCCGACTTCGCCGTGCACGCCATCCTGGAGGACATGCCCCCGCGCAACCCCGTGCTCGTCCTGGTCAACGGCATGGGCGCCACCCCGCTGCTGGAGCTGTACGGCTTCAACGCCGAGGTGCAGCGGGTGCTCGGCGAGCGGGGCGTGACCGTGGCCCGCACGCTCGTCGGCAACTACGTCACCTCCCTCGACATGGCGGGCGCCTCGGTCACGCTGTGCCAGGTCGACGAGGAACTGCTGCGGTTGTGGGACGCACCGGTGAAGACCCCGGCGCTGCGCTGGGGGATGTGATACGGCGGACGAAGCGGCCGACACCTCTACCATGCAAGGAGATCCAGTGCTCGACGCCGATTTCTTCCGCCGTTGGATGACGGCGACCGCCACGTCCATGAACCGGGAGGCGGAGCGGCTCACCGCGCTCGACTCGGCCATCGGGGACGCCGACCACGGCAGCAACATGCAGCGCGGGTTCTCCGCGGTCCGGGCCGCCCTGGAGGAAGAGGCGCCGGACACGCCGGGGGCCGTGCTGACCCTGGCCGGGCGGCGGCTGATCTCGACGGTCGGCGGAGCGTCCGGGCCGCTGTACGGCACGCTGCTGCGCCGGGCCGGCAAGGCGTTCGGGGACGCCGCCGAGGTCAGCGAGAAGCAGCTGGCCGAGGCGTTGCGAGCGGGCGTGGACGGCGTGATGGCGCTGGGCGGTGCGGCGCCCGGCGACAAGACCATGATCGACGCCCTGGTGCCGGCCGTGGACGCGCTCGGCGACGGCTTCGCCGCGGCGCGGGCGGCCGCCGAGGAGGGTGCGGTGGCCACCACCCCCCTGCAGGCGCGCAAGGGCCGGGCCAGCTATCTCGGCGAGCGCAGCATCGGCCACCAGGATCCGGGGGCCACCTCCTCGGCCCTGTTGATCGCCGGACTCGCCGAAGCGGCTACGGGGGCCTCGGGTGAGTGACGACAAGTTCGTCGGGATCGTGCTGGTCTCGCACAGCGCGGAGGTCGCGGCCTCCGTCGGCGCGCTGGCGAAGGGGCTGGCGGGTGGGGCCGAGGCGGTGCTGGTCGCCCCGGCGGGCGGCACCGAGGACGGCGGGCTCGGCACCAGCGCCGAGCTGATCTCCGCAGCGGCGGCCTCCGTGGACCGGGGAGTCGGGGTCGCCCTCATCGCCGACCTCGGCAGCGCGGTGCTCACCGTGAAGGCGCTGCTCGCCGAAGAGGGGGAACTTCCGGACGGCGCACGGCTGGTGGACGCGCCGTTCCTCGAGGGTGCGGTGGCCGCGGTCGTGACGGCGGCCACGGGGGCGGACCTGGACACGGTGGAGGCCGCGGCCGTGGAGGCGTACGGCTACCGGAAGGTGTGAGGCGACCACCCCAGGGGGCCGCGGCCCCCTGGACCCGCGCTCTTCACCTCGGTGGGCCGAGGGTGCGGCCCGGTGGCCCGACGGGGCGCACGACCGCCCCGGGTGTCACCCGGCCCCCAGGAATTGCCGGGCCAGCCGCTCCCCTTCCGCCTCGGCCGCCCGGCGGTCCTCGACGGGTGTGACCCGCGGGCCCTTGAAGACGATGTACGTGACGCCGGAGGCCGCTCCGCCGAGGCTCGGGTCGGGGCGGATGCCGAGGCCCCGGGCCGTGGCGTAGGAGGCCTCGCCGATGAGTCCGCGGGGGCCGGTGTCGCCGACGACGGCGAACTGCACCCGGCCCCGGTAGATCACGGCCGCCACGGAGCCGCCCCCGATGCCGTGTGCCCGGTGGTCCCAGATGCCGCTCGGTGCCGGGATCACGATGTAGGGCACGAACTCGGCGCTCAGGTGGCGGTCGTCGGGCTGCTGGAACGCGGTGGCGGCCGTGAAGGACGGGTCGGTGCGGGGGTTGCAGCGGGCAGTGGGCCGTCCGTCGCAGTCGACGTCCAGGTCGGCCTTCCAGAACACCGCCTCGCGGGTGCCGCAGACGCGGACGTTCGCGGGAGCGCCGTCGTCCGTGCGGTACCGGCCCCGGGAGACCTGGGCACATGTGTGCATCCGGGCCAGCAGGTCGGCGGCGGTCACGGCACCCTCGTTGTGGGCGAACGGTCCCTCCGGGGGCGGGACCGCGGCGGCGGAAAGCGCGGCGGGGGCGAGCAGGGCGGCGCTGGCCGCGACCAGCGTCAGCGACTGGACACGCACTCTGGGAAACCCTCTCTTTGGGTACATTCCGGAACCATGCCCAATGTGGTGCGGACCTGCGCGTACGGCCACCCCCGATGGGGCCGGATGGAGCATCATCCTGACGCCCTATGAGATGACAACAGGGGCCGGGGGCCTGAGCCTGTGTCGGCCCGGGCCTCCCGGCCACCCGTGTCGGCGCGGGTCCGGCGACGACAGCGTTTCCGCGCCTCGGGCACGAACTCCTCGGTCTTCCCGGGGAGTTCAGCCTCAGGGAGACCTCAGCATACGTAACTCTTCCGCGCGGCGACCAACACGGCCCCCTTGCCCCGGACGTACCAGCCGGGCATATTGGTCCGGACCTTTGCCGTGATGCCGTCCCCCGGGAGGCAGAGCCGTGCGACGCGTTCCCCTGCCGCCGTTCCTGATCTGCGCGGCTCTGACACTGGTCGCGTCCTGCGGCTGGAGCGGCGCGACCGATGGCGACGGCGGCCGCGCGCCCGGGGCTCCGACGGGCGTCACCGCGGCGGCCGGAAGCGCCACCACCGTGCACGTGATGTGGAACGCGGTCGCCGACGATCCCGGGGTCCGCACCTATGAGGTGTATCGCGGCTCGACAAAGGTCACGGAAGTACCGGGCTCGCAACACATGGTGGACGTCACCAGGCTCAGGCCGTCCACCGTGTATGTCTTCACCGTGCGGGCCCGGGACTCGGACGGCCGGCTGGGGCCGCCGAGCCGAGAGGTGCGGGCGCGGACGCCCGTCGAAGTGGCGGCGGACCGCTCGGCCCCGACCCGCCCGCTGGAGCCGGCCGGGCGGGCGGTCGGCAGCCGGGCGGTCCAGCTGTCCTGGGCCGCCTCCCGGGACGACCGGGGCGTGGTGTCGTACGACGTCTACCAGGGCGGTGCGAAGATCCACAGTGTCGGCGGGAACCAGACCGCGACCGTGATCACCGGGCTGCGGCCCGGCAGCCACTACGTCTTCACCGTGCGGGCGAGGGACGCGGCCGACAACCTCTCGCCCGCGAGCGCGCCCGTCCGCCTCGCCACGCCGGGCTCCGACGACGGCCGGGACACCGCCCCGACCGCCTTCACGGCGACGACCCACCGGTCGGCGGGGGCGTACTACCTGGATCTCTCCTGGGATCCGCCGCGCGTGGACGGGGTGATCACGGAGTACCAGATCCAGCTCGACGGCGCCGCGGCCACCTCCTTGGTGTGGGGCGGCGACCCGCCGCGCGGCCGGGCCCGCTACAGCTTCTACGTCGGGCAGGACGCGGAGTCCGAACACCGGGTGCGGCTGCGGGCGCGGCTGCCGGACGGCACCTGGGGCGGGTTCTCGGCGGAGCGCACGGTGACCACGGGCGCGGGCGGCTGACAGCGGGCGGCGGGCACGGGCCCCGGCGGCGGGCCCACCTGCACCGGACGGAGGAATCCGTCACCCGGTCGGCCGCACCCCGGGTGCGGCCCGGAGCGCGGACGCTTTTGCTGCGATGGAGGCGCACGGACGCTTCCCGACCCTCGGCGGCGCATGGGACGTACCGCCAACCGTGCCGCCGGAGGGCAGCCAATGCGAAACTCCCGACTCCTCCTCCGCTCCGGCCTGACTCTGGCGGCCGCCGCCGCACTCCCGGCCCCGCTCGCCGGGCCGTCCGCCGCGGCCTCGGGAATCTCGGTCAGCACGACCGGGTCCACGGTCTCGGTCGTCACCAGCTCATGCACGCTGAACAACGGCAGCTGGGGCAATGCCTCACTCCTGGGCGGCAGCCAGACGAGCTTCGCCCAGGGCCGGCAGACGGCCCTGTCGGGCACGACGATCAGCCAGTCCGCGGCCTGGTCGGGAGTGAGCCCGGGGACGTACACGGTCGTCGTGGTCTGCTCCAACGGCTCCACCGCCGGTTCCCAGTCCGTGATCGTCTCCGCCACGCCCGCCGTGCCCGCCGCCCCCACGATCGCCTCGACGTCCAAGGCCGCGCCCGCGCGAGGCGTGATGGGCGGCGTCGGCGGCACGACCCGCGACTACGGCCCGCTCACCCTGGGCGTCGGCGCGGCCCTGGTGGGCACCGGCATCATCGCCACGGCCTGGTTCCTGCGCCGCCGTTCGAAGCCGTACCGGCTCTGAGGCGACGGCGGCGGGCCGCCGGGTGCGGCGATCCGCCAAAGGCGCGCGACGGGATCCGGGCCCGGACGGGCTCCGGCCCTCAGTCGGACGTACCCCTCGCCGCCTCCGGTCCCGGTTCCCGTGTTCCGCCCGGCAGTTCGGCGAACTCCTTCAGGGCGTGGGTGAGCCACTGCGTCCAGAAGGTCTCCAGATCGATGCCCGCCCGCAGCACCAGATGACGCAGCCGGTCCTGCGGAGCGTCCCGGTCCGGCGGGAAGTCGCGCCGCTCGATCTCCTCGTACTCGGTCAACTGGCGCTGGTGCAGCTCCAGATGGCGGCGCAGGTCGGCCGCGAGGCCCGCCGTGCCGACCACCGCCGCGGCGCGCAGCCGCAGCAGCAGCACGTCCCGCTGCGGTTTGGGGTCCTGCGCGGCGGCGGTCCAGCGGGCCAGCTCGGCACGGCCCGCGGACAGGACCTCGTAGCGCTTCTTCTGCCCGCGGGCCGGCTGTTCGGCCGGCAGGGTACGGATGTGGCCCTCGGCCTCCAGCTTGCCCAGCTCGCGGTAGATCTGCTGGTGCGTCGCGGACCAGAAGTAGCCGATCGACTTGTCGAACCGGCGGGTCAGCTCCAGGCCCGACGACGGCTTCTCCAGCAGGGCGGTGAGGATGGCGTGCGGGAGTGACATGAACTCATCCTAGGGACGCGCCCACGACCCCTACAGCGCCGCCGCCAGCTCGGTGCCCTGCTTGATGGCCCGCTTGGCGTCCAGTTCGGCCGCGACGTCGGCGCCGCCGATCAGGTGCGCGCTGCGGCCGGCGGCCACCAGCTCCTCGTACAGACCGCGGCGCGGCTCCTGGCCGGTGCACAGCACGACGGTGTCGACCTCCAGGACCGTGCTCTCCTCGCCCACGGTGATGTGCAGGCCCGCGTCGTCGATCCGGTCGTAGCGCACGCCCGGGACCATGGTCACGCCGCGGTGCTTCAGCTCGGTGCGGTGGATCCAGCCGGTCGTCTTGCCGAGTCCGGCGCCGACCTTGGTGGTCTTGCGCTGCAGCAGGTGGACCGTGCGCGGCGGGGCGGGCCGCTCCGGGGCCGCGAGGCCGCCGGGTGCCGCGTAGTCCATGTCGACGCCCCAGTTCCGGAAGTACGTCTTCGGGTCCTCGCTCGCCTTGTCACCGCCGTCGGTGAGGTACTCGGCGACGTCGAAGCCGATGCCGCCGGCGCCGAGGATGGCGACGCGGTCGCCGACCGGGGCGCCGTCGCGCAGGACGTCGAGATAACCGAGGACACGCGGGTGGTCGACGCCGGGGATGTCGGGGGTGCGCGGGGTGACGCCGGTGGCGACGACGACCTCGTCGTAGTCGGCCAGGTCCGCGCCGGTGACCCAGGTGTCCAGGCGTACGGCCACGCCGTGCGCGTCGAGCTGGTGGCGGAAGTAGCGCAGCGTCTCGTCGAACTCCTGCTTGCCGGGGACCTTGCGAGCCACGTTCAGCTGGCCGCCGATCTCGCTCGCGGCGTCGAACAGGGTGACCTCGTGGCCGCGTTCGGCCGCGCTGACGGCGCAGGCGAGTCCGGCCGGGCCCGCGCCCACGACGGCGACGCGCTTGCGCCGCCGCGTCGGGGTGAGCACCAGTTCCGTCTCGTGGCAGGCGCGCGGGTTGACCAGGCAGGAGGTGATCTGGCCGCTGAAGGTGTGGTCCAGACAGGCCTGGTTGCAGCCGATGCACGTATTGATGGCTTCCGGCTGCCCGGCGGCGGCCTTGGCGACGAAGTCGGGGTCGGCGAGCATCGGGCGGGCCATGGACACCATGTCCGCGTGTCCGCCGGCGAGCAGTTCCTCGGCCACCTCGGGGGTGTTGATGCGGTTGGTGGTCACCAGGGGCACGGAGACCTCGCCCATGAGCCTCTTGGTGACCCAGGTGTACGCGCCGCGCGGCACGGAGGTGGCGATGGTGGGGATACGGGCCTCGTGCCAGCCGATGCCGGTGTTGATGATCGTCGCCCCGGCGGCCTCCACGGCCTTGGCAAGGGTGACGACCTCCTCCAGAGAGGACCCGCCCGGGACCAGGTCCAGCATGGAGAGCCGGTAGACGATGATGAAGTCCTCGCCGACGGCCTCGCGCACCCGCCGGACGATCTCGACGGGCAGGCGCATCCGGTTCTCGTACGAGCCGCCCCAGCGGTCCTCGCGCCGGTTGGTCTGCGCGGCGATGAACTCGTTGATGAGGTAGCCCTCGGAGCCCATGATCTCGACACCGTCGTAGCCGGCCTGCCGGGCGAGGCGGGCGGCGCGGGCGTAGTCGTCGATGGTCCGCTCGATGTCGGCGTCGGTGAGTTCGCGGGGTACGAAGGGGCTGATCGGGGCCTGCAGGGCGCTCGGGGCGACCAGGTCCTGGTGATAGGCGTACCGGCCGAAGTGCAGGATCTGCATCGCGATCCGGCCGCCCTCGCGGTGCACGGCCTCGGTGACGACCCGGTGCCGCTCGGCCTCCGCCTCGGTGGTGAGCTTGGCACCGCCCTCGTACGGCCGGCCCTCGTCGTTGGGCGCGATACCGCCGGTGACGATGAGACCCACTCCCCCGCGTGCCCGGGCCGCGTAGAACGCCGCCATGCGCTCGAAGCCGCGCTCGGCCTCCTCCAGACCGACGTGCATGGAACCCATGAGCACGCGGTTGGGCAGCGTGGTGAAGCCCAGGTCGAGCGGGGACATCAGGTGCGGGTATCGGCTCATCGGGCCCTCCGTGCGCGGTGTGGTCGTCTCTGTTGTAGAGGACCCCGAACTCATTGTGCAACTAGTTGCATAACCGCATCGAGGTGAGCCCCATCACTCTGTAACTACTAGTATGTACAATGTCCGTCCAACCGCAGAGCCGCTTCACAGGGGGACTCCGACATGCCTTTCGTCCGCATCGACGCGCTGGGCACCGACAGCGGCCGTCTCGACGCTCTGGGCCGCGCCGTACAGGACGCCCTGGTGGAGACGATCGGCGTGCCGCCGAGCGACCGCTTCCAGGTCCTGGTGGGTCACGACGGCGGCGGCACCCTGCGTCACGGCGACTACCTGGGCGTGCGCCGGGACGACGGGATCGTCTACGTGGCGATCACGATGCGCTCGGGGCGTACGCCCGATCAGAAGCGGGCGATGTACCGGCGGATCGCCGAACTCGCGTACGAGTACGCGGGCACCGAACCGCGCAACGTGTTCGTCACGGTCACCGAGAACGAGTCGGTGGACTGGTCGCTCGGCAACGGCGAAGCACAGTACGCCCCGGCCGCCGGCGGCGATGCGCGGGCGGCCGGAGCGGTGTAGACCGGGGCGGTGTCAGCGGCTTTCGAGCAGGACGTGCAGTTCCCTCTCCTGGTCGCCCGAGGCCGAGGAGAGGTTGCGCACCGCGAAGAGGGAGTCCAGCGTCCTGTGGAGCCGGTTGATCGCCCAGTAGCCGCCCTGCGCGTCGGCCTCGACACTGGCCGAGAGCCGGGCGGGCGGCTTGCAGGTGTGGGCGTCGGTGACTTCGAACGTGCCGATCCACACCATGGGGCGTGTCTCGTGGAGCTGCTGCGGCACGTCCTCGGCGGACCGGTCGGACTCGAAGCACTCGCACAGCGCGTCGAACACGATCCGGGCGTCTTCCTTGCTGCATCCGCTGATCTCGAGGGAGACGGGCTCCTCGTGCGTTCGCTCACGGGCCATCGTGATCGCTCCTCTCATGGCGGTGGCACGACCGAGCGGGTTCCCCGCGCACCGCGCCACCTCCCAAGAAAACCACCAATTTCCCGAAACGCACCACCTGTCGCGCCACCGCGGGCGGCCGGGGCTCAGCCGCGCGAGAACTTGTACGTCTTGCTGTCCGTGAGCACGCAGAACCCCGGCGACATGACGATCACGCGCAGAATGCCGGTGCGGCGGTCGTAGTCGATGCCCTCCGCCTCGTAGGAGCCCGAGCAGGAGCTGCGCAACGGCAGCTGGCGCAGGGCCGTGACATGACCCGTGACGTCCGAACTGCCCGGGGCCGCCGACAGGTCGATCTGGAGCAGCGGCTTGGTCATGCCGAACAGGGAGCCGTCCGGGTCGTCGGAGGAGCACAACAGGGTCGTCGGGCCGGAGAAGTCGCAGCCCTGGACGTCGCGCACGGCGTGGTCGAGCCGGACGTCGGAGGCCTGCGGGAGGTTCCGCGAGGGCGAGGTGCTCGGATTGATGCCGGGGGTCGGGAAGACCAGCAGGCGGTTCATGGTGCCCCACTCGCCCGCGAGCATCCACTGGCCGTCCGGCGAGATCGCGTCCCAGGAGTTGTTCAGGGCCTCGCCGGGACTCAGCGTGTGGACGTACTCCGACCAGGCACCGTCCGGCGCCTGCACGCGGAACATCTTCGAATTGCCCGAGTCCTGCTGGTAGGGCTCGATGTAGTAGCCGTTGTACGAGGCGTCGGGGTCGCCGACGTGATTCCAGCCGCGCACGGAGACGCCGAGCGGGATGGTGCCGATACCGGTGTACCGGTTGGGACTGTTCGCGGGAACCTCCACCGAGGTCAGACCCTGGCTCTCGGTCAGCGGTTCGGCACGGTCGGAACCGGTCTCGGTCCAGTTGTCGGCCGCGGAGGCCGGGGCGGGTGCGGCTAGGGACACGACGGCGGCGGTGGCCAGGGTGACGAGTCCGGCGAGGACTGCGTGACAACGTTGCCGGGCGGGCGCGGGCATGGCCGACTCCTCGGAAACGGGCGGTGGGGGCACTCGGTCGGCGGACAGTCTGGCCCGATTGGGTAGTCATGTACAGGCCAATAGAGCAACATGACAGTGAACTCTCACGGCCCTCTCGGACCCGCCCCGCGCGGCCACCGCGGGCGGCGCCCGGACCGCGGGCGCCGCGCCGTGACGGCTTCGGCGGACGTCGGCCGTCGTGTTGAGAGATGGTGGAGATTGACGGCGACGGCGTCGGAGAGTCGAGTGTGAGCGCGGTAGAACAAGGGGAGTCGGCACGGGGGACGACGTGCCGTTCGGACGGGCGAAGGCGGTGCGTGGCATGAGTGCAGCCGAGGCTCCGGTGACGGAGGGCGACGAGCCCCCGCGCGGGCCGGTGGGGCCGAGCGGGCTGCTCGACGTCCTGGGGGTGGCCTCGGTCGTGCTGGACTCCGAGGGCCGCATCGTGCTGTGGAGCCCCCAGGCCGAGGAGCTGTTCGGCTACTCGGCGGGCGAGGCGCTGGGGCAGTACGCCGCCCGGCTGATGGTGCACGAGCAGCACTTCCAGCTGATCGGCAAGCTGTTCGCCGATGTGATGCGGACCGGTCAGAGCTGGGCCGGGGCGTTCCCCGTCCGGGTCAAGGACGGCGGCACGCGTCTGGTGGAGTTCCGCAACATGCGCCTGCTGGACGACCGGGGCGCCGCGTACGCGCTGGGGCTCGCGGCCGACCGGTCCACGGTGCGCCGCCTGGAACAGGACGTGGCCCTGTCCGAGCGGATGGTGCAGCAGTCGCCGATCGGGTTCGCCGTGTTCGACACGGACCTGCGGTACGTCTCGGTCAACCCCTCCCTGGCGCGGATCAACGGCGTTCCCGCCGAGGAGCACGTCGGGCGGACACTCGGCGACGTGCTGCCGCTGCTGGACGTCGACGCCCTGGAGAACGCGGCCCGCCGGGTCCTGGAGTCCGGCCTGCCGTTCGTGGGCCGGTCCACCGTCGGCCGGACCCCGGCGGACCCGGACGAAGACCATGCCTGGTCGGTGTCGCTCTACCGGCTGGAGGACGCCGGGGGCACGGTGCTGGGGGTCGCAGCCTCCGTGGTGGACATCACCGAGCAGTACCGTTCGCGCATCGAGACCGAGGCCGCCCGACGACGGCTCGCGGTCATCGCCGACGCCTCGGCGCGGATCGGTACGACGCTGGAGCTGGAGCGCACCGCGCTCGAACTGGCCGAGGTCGCCGTGCCCGAGCTGGCCGACGTGGCCGCCGTCGATCTGCTGGACGCGGTCGTGGAGGGGCGGCCCAGCACCCTCGGCCCGTCGGAGCCCGCGGTGATCCGGGCCCTGGCGCTGCGCGCCGAGCAGGAGTCGGACGCCGTACGGGCCGCCGACACGCCGGGCAAGATCGCCCAGTACGCGCCCGACCGCCTGGTCACCGAGTGCGTCCGTACGGGTGAGGCGGTGCTGGTGCAGCAGGTCAAGGACGAGGACCTGCCGCGCATCGCCCGCTCCGCCGAGGCGGCCGTACTGCTGGGCCGGGCGGGCCTGCACTCGTATCTCGCCGTGCCGCTGATCGCCC is a genomic window of Streptomyces griseochromogenes containing:
- a CDS encoding SpoIIE family protein phosphatase gives rise to the protein MSAAEAPVTEGDEPPRGPVGPSGLLDVLGVASVVLDSEGRIVLWSPQAEELFGYSAGEALGQYAARLMVHEQHFQLIGKLFADVMRTGQSWAGAFPVRVKDGGTRLVEFRNMRLLDDRGAAYALGLAADRSTVRRLEQDVALSERMVQQSPIGFAVFDTDLRYVSVNPSLARINGVPAEEHVGRTLGDVLPLLDVDALENAARRVLESGLPFVGRSTVGRTPADPDEDHAWSVSLYRLEDAGGTVLGVAASVVDITEQYRSRIETEAARRRLAVIADASARIGTTLELERTALELAEVAVPELADVAAVDLLDAVVEGRPSTLGPSEPAVIRALALRAEQESDAVRAADTPGKIAQYAPDRLVTECVRTGEAVLVQQVKDEDLPRIARSAEAAVLLGRAGLHSYLAVPLIARGEVLGALDLKRTRNQAPFDEDDVLLARELAARAAVQIDNARWYQNARNTALTLQRSLLPSHPPVTTGLEVASRYQPAGATSEVGGDWFDVIPLEGGRTALVVGDVMGSGISAAATMGRLRTATTTLASLGLDPAVLLEHLDKTTSALDHSIATCVYAVHDPHLRQCRIANAGHLPPARVRPGRPPELLDLPTGVPLGVGGVEFSTVTFDFEPGDVLVFYTDGLVETRRHSLDERLDFLLSLLDDPGRPLEDACDLLLRTLHHPDNHDDVALLIARAQELP